The Planctomycetia bacterium genome window below encodes:
- the thiC gene encoding phosphomethylpyrimidine synthase ThiC, producing MTTQLIAARAGKITNEMEFVAQRENLKPELIRDEVARGRMVIPANIHHLAGHLEPMCIGIASRCKINANIGNSAVTGKIDDELEKLHTAVHLGSDTVMDLSTGGNIDQIRQAIIDASPVPIGTVPIYQCVQQVKDAKDITPQQMLDMVEHQAKQGVDYMTIHAGVLIRHVPLTRNRVTGIVSRGGSLMAEWMIAHHKENPWYTHFDQLCEIMKAHDVTFSLGDGLRPGSLADANDDAQFAELETLGELTLKAWSHGCQVMVEGPGHIPMHLVKMNVEKQMKVCHEAPFYVLGPLVTDIAPGYDHITSAIGAAIAAEAGAAMLCYVTPKEHLGLPNKDDVRQGVIAYKIAAHAGDIARGRPGVRDRDDALSKARFDFDWNKQFELSLDPETARKMHDETLPHDVFKSAKFCSMCGPKFCSMRITQDVRKLAEDAERVSLNLVG from the coding sequence ATGACCACGCAACTCATCGCTGCCCGCGCTGGAAAAATCACTAACGAGATGGAATTCGTCGCGCAGCGCGAAAACCTTAAACCCGAGCTCATCCGCGATGAAGTAGCCCGTGGCCGCATGGTCATCCCGGCCAACATCCATCACCTGGCAGGCCACCTTGAACCGATGTGTATCGGCATCGCTTCCAGATGCAAGATCAACGCCAACATCGGAAATAGCGCTGTGACGGGAAAGATTGACGACGAATTGGAGAAGTTGCACACCGCAGTTCACCTCGGTTCAGACACTGTGATGGACCTCTCCACAGGCGGCAACATCGACCAGATCCGCCAGGCTATCATCGATGCGAGCCCGGTTCCCATTGGTACCGTGCCCATCTATCAGTGCGTGCAACAGGTGAAGGACGCCAAGGATATCACGCCTCAGCAGATGCTCGATATGGTAGAGCACCAGGCGAAGCAGGGTGTTGACTACATGACCATTCATGCCGGTGTGCTGATCCGCCATGTGCCGCTTACTCGCAACCGTGTGACAGGCATTGTCAGCCGCGGTGGTTCGCTGATGGCTGAGTGGATGATTGCTCACCACAAGGAAAATCCCTGGTACACTCACTTCGATCAGCTTTGTGAGATCATGAAGGCTCACGATGTCACTTTCAGCCTGGGTGATGGGTTGCGTCCTGGCTCACTGGCTGATGCCAATGACGATGCTCAGTTTGCTGAACTCGAAACGCTGGGCGAACTGACACTGAAGGCCTGGTCGCATGGCTGCCAGGTGATGGTCGAAGGCCCAGGGCACATCCCCATGCACCTGGTGAAGATGAATGTCGAGAAGCAGATGAAGGTCTGCCACGAAGCGCCGTTTTATGTTCTTGGCCCGCTCGTCACCGACATAGCACCGGGCTATGACCACATCACCAGTGCTATTGGTGCTGCGATTGCCGCTGAGGCCGGTGCTGCCATGCTCTGTTATGTCACGCCAAAGGAGCACTTGGGCCTGCCTAACAAAGATGATGTCCGCCAGGGTGTAATTGCCTACAAGATTGCCGCACATGCCGGCGACATTGCACGTGGCCGACCAGGCGTGCGTGACCGCGATGATGCTCTCAGCAAAGCGCGATTTGATTTCGACTGGAATAAACAGTTTGAATTATCTCTCGATCCTGAAACCGCTCGCAAGATGCATGACGAGACCTTGCCTCACGATGTCTTCAAGAGTGCAAAGTTCTGTTCGATGTGCGGCCCGAAGTTCTGCTCGATGCGCATTACCCAGGATGTCCGCAAGCTCGCCGAAGATGCAGAGCGTGTGAGTTTGAATCTGGTGGGTTAA
- a CDS encoding thioredoxin domain-containing protein: MNHLANETSLYLRQHASNPVEWYPWGDAALSKAKAENKPIFLSIGYSACHWCHVMEHESFVDPDIATMLNEHFINIKVDREERPDIDNIYMNATLALNGHGGWPMSVFLTPDLQPFHAGTYYPPEPRYQMPSFRQLLTAVINGWRDKREMLVQQAQNVTNAVVEHVSREVTGNVELGENLLRGAGTMLNKAHDMRHGGFGSAPKFMHTLDLRLLLRLSARFNDEDAKQIVLFTLDNMARGGIYDQIAGGFHRYSTDARWLVPHFEKMLYDNALLVPVYLEAFQSTGNQEFLRTAEETLSWVEREMTSPSGGFYSTTDADSEGVEGKFFVWSQAECNEVLGEDADFAAGVFDITQAGNWEGHNILNRPKTLHQELVLNKISEKEFHDRLARIKMKLLAAREKRIKPNRDEKILAAWNGLMIAAYAQAAQVTGNKHYADMASWASDFVLTRMRQVDGRLYRATLENGQAKLNAYLEDYAYVIDGLLHLVETTWQPRWLQAARELADIMIKQFWDASSPGFFFTGNDHESLIYREKQINDNATPSGNSVAVTVLLRLARITGDNRYLPYVEKVLRHYAPLMEKQPMALGQLFLTLDDWLGPVDEYAILPGIQADDAEAALRLLHRKYMPRKLVVGPPLKIPLLEHRNAVDDQVTIYHCVNQTCEQPWVGVQQITSNLN; this comes from the coding sequence ATGAACCATCTAGCGAACGAAACCAGCCTGTATCTGCGTCAACATGCTTCCAATCCGGTAGAGTGGTATCCCTGGGGTGATGCTGCTCTCAGCAAAGCCAAGGCTGAGAACAAGCCTATCTTTCTCAGCATTGGTTACTCGGCATGCCACTGGTGCCATGTCATGGAGCATGAGAGCTTTGTCGATCCTGACATCGCAACGATGCTCAATGAACATTTCATCAACATCAAGGTCGATCGCGAAGAGCGTCCCGATATCGACAACATTTACATGAATGCCACGCTGGCTCTGAATGGCCATGGCGGCTGGCCGATGAGTGTTTTCCTTACGCCTGATTTACAGCCTTTCCATGCGGGCACCTATTATCCACCAGAGCCACGCTACCAGATGCCTAGTTTCAGGCAGTTGCTGACTGCGGTCATCAATGGCTGGCGAGATAAACGCGAGATGCTCGTTCAGCAGGCTCAGAATGTGACCAATGCCGTCGTGGAACATGTCAGCCGTGAAGTGACAGGCAATGTTGAGCTTGGTGAAAACCTGCTCCGTGGTGCCGGGACCATGCTCAACAAGGCTCACGACATGCGCCACGGTGGGTTTGGTAGTGCACCCAAGTTCATGCACACGCTCGATCTCCGGCTGTTGCTGCGGCTTTCGGCACGATTCAACGATGAAGATGCAAAACAGATAGTTCTCTTCACGCTCGACAACATGGCTCGAGGCGGGATCTACGATCAGATCGCTGGTGGGTTTCATCGCTACAGCACCGATGCCCGCTGGCTGGTGCCTCACTTTGAGAAGATGCTGTATGACAATGCCTTACTGGTGCCTGTGTATCTCGAAGCGTTCCAATCAACAGGCAACCAGGAATTCCTGCGTACTGCTGAAGAAACACTCTCGTGGGTGGAAAGGGAGATGACCAGTCCGTCTGGTGGCTTCTACAGCACCACCGATGCTGACAGCGAAGGAGTGGAAGGCAAGTTCTTCGTCTGGTCGCAGGCAGAATGCAACGAGGTGCTGGGCGAAGATGCTGACTTTGCTGCAGGGGTGTTCGACATTACGCAGGCAGGCAACTGGGAAGGGCACAACATTCTCAATCGTCCGAAAACCCTGCATCAGGAACTGGTACTCAACAAGATTAGCGAGAAGGAGTTTCACGACAGGCTGGCACGCATCAAGATGAAACTGCTTGCGGCCCGCGAGAAGCGAATCAAACCCAACCGCGATGAGAAAATACTTGCAGCATGGAATGGACTGATGATTGCAGCTTATGCGCAGGCTGCACAAGTCACCGGCAACAAGCATTATGCCGACATGGCCAGCTGGGCTTCAGACTTTGTGCTCACTCGCATGCGCCAAGTCGATGGCAGGCTGTACCGCGCCACGCTGGAGAATGGCCAAGCAAAGTTAAATGCGTACCTGGAAGACTATGCCTATGTGATAGATGGATTGCTTCACCTGGTCGAAACAACCTGGCAACCGCGTTGGTTGCAGGCTGCCAGGGAACTTGCTGACATTATGATTAAACAGTTCTGGGATGCATCTTCACCAGGGTTCTTCTTTACAGGTAATGATCATGAATCATTGATCTACCGTGAAAAGCAGATCAACGATAATGCAACTCCGAGTGGAAACTCTGTGGCGGTAACGGTGTTGTTGAGGTTGGCAAGAATCACGGGCGACAATCGATATCTGCCTTACGTGGAGAAAGTATTGCGGCATTACGCTCCACTGATGGAAAAGCAGCCTATGGCATTGGGACAACTGTTCCTGACGTTGGATGATTGGCTGGGGCCAGTCGATGAGTATGCCATCTTGCCGGGCATACAGGCAGACGACGCTGAAGCGGCTTTACGATTGCTGCATCGAAAGTACATGCCTCGCAAACTGGTGGTCGGCCCGCCTTTGAAAATTCCATTGCTTGAGCATCGCAATGCAGTGGATGACCAGGTAACAATCTATCATTGTGTGAATCAGACTTGCGAACAGCCTTGGGTGGGAGTGCAGCAGATTACGAGCAATCTAAACTAA
- a CDS encoding NUDIX domain-containing protein, translating into MSNQSDRIFGQRIDGVEYQLRPGSYVVIQHEGRVAIVKATSGYCLPGGGVEPGETPEDTAIRECWEEVGLRVRLIRLLGYADQLAYGIPEERYFQKQCTFFLAELAESERGPGEHDHELHWMTRDEALNSLVHESERWILAEHSLN; encoded by the coding sequence ATGTCCAATCAATCAGATCGCATCTTTGGTCAACGCATTGACGGCGTGGAGTACCAACTTAGGCCAGGCAGCTATGTGGTGATCCAGCACGAGGGTCGCGTTGCCATCGTGAAAGCAACCAGCGGATATTGTTTGCCGGGCGGTGGTGTGGAGCCGGGCGAAACTCCCGAAGATACCGCCATCCGCGAATGCTGGGAAGAAGTTGGCCTGCGTGTGAGGTTGATCAGATTGCTGGGCTACGCGGACCAGCTTGCCTACGGCATACCCGAAGAACGCTACTTTCAGAAACAATGCACGTTCTTTCTTGCTGAATTGGCTGAGAGCGAACGAGGGCCAGGGGAACACGATCACGAACTGCACTGGATGACGAGGGATGAAGCACTTAACAGTTTGGTGCATGAGAGTGAGAGGTGGATACTCGCTGAACATTCACTGAATTAG
- a CDS encoding transporter: protein MLRYVFTGVGLLLFVLPTFAQDLFPVRPNTNEASAAPTMMMQQEIDRGSRIDSLWTIRRPRRDALGQEQGTQGSFERPDEIETDRDSFTPAVTTVARHRTILESAYTFTDFRHGGEGHSFPELLVRYGLTDRWELRLGWNYEIAGIPALDGEGAALPDEGGKEFGNRVTYGSKFRLTEAEGWMPGSAIILAGATPTGGPATDTHFIATYVFGWEFANRWKLDASFRYGTGSEEEDRFNEWAPSLVLKVPIGEKINTHVEYFSIFSTGKEEAIRAHYFSPGVHFLVTENFEIGVRVAWGLNEQATNFFANAGIGWRF from the coding sequence ATGTTGCGGTATGTTTTTACAGGAGTTGGGCTGCTTTTATTCGTGCTGCCCACATTTGCTCAGGATTTGTTTCCAGTCAGACCCAATACCAATGAGGCGAGCGCTGCACCAACAATGATGATGCAGCAGGAAATAGATCGCGGTTCAAGGATCGATTCACTGTGGACCATTCGCCGGCCACGCCGCGATGCACTGGGTCAGGAACAAGGAACCCAAGGAAGCTTTGAACGGCCTGATGAAATTGAGACAGATCGTGATTCATTTACTCCTGCTGTTACGACGGTAGCTCGTCATCGAACGATCCTGGAATCAGCATATACTTTCACTGATTTTCGACATGGTGGAGAAGGGCATAGCTTTCCAGAGCTGTTGGTGCGTTATGGTCTCACGGATCGCTGGGAATTGCGTTTGGGTTGGAACTATGAAATCGCTGGCATACCAGCACTTGATGGTGAAGGTGCCGCTTTGCCTGACGAAGGCGGAAAAGAGTTTGGCAATCGCGTAACGTATGGTTCTAAATTCCGACTGACCGAAGCGGAAGGCTGGATGCCCGGCAGCGCGATCATCCTGGCTGGTGCCACTCCGACAGGCGGTCCGGCAACAGATACACACTTCATTGCTACTTATGTTTTCGGATGGGAATTTGCTAACCGATGGAAGCTCGACGCTTCATTCCGCTACGGCACCGGTAGTGAAGAGGAAGACCGCTTCAACGAATGGGCGCCTTCTCTTGTGTTGAAAGTACCGATAGGGGAGAAGATCAACACCCACGTTGAATATTTCAGTATCTTCTCCACTGGCAAGGAAGAAGCGATACGTGCTCACTACTTCAGCCCAGGCGTGCATTTTCTGGTTACAGAGAATTTCGAAATCGGTGTGCGAGTTGCCTGGGGATTGAACGAGCAAGCTACTAACTTCTTTGCCAATGCCGGTATCGGCTGGCGTTTTTGA